In Shewanella glacialimarina, the genomic stretch TGTTACTCGCGGTGGTATTTAAGCGGACAGACTGTGCTGTCATACCTGAACCGGCGACATTGAATATATTAAATAAGCTCATAATTAATCACCTCGTAATGCTTTACGCATACCTGAAAACTTACTTTCTAAGAACCCTAGTGACATTTGGTATTCAATAGAGTTTTGCATAAAGGCTGATTGTTCTTGTTGCATATCAACCGTATTACCATCGCCAGTATCAGGCTGATTAGGGACTCGGAATTTGACATGTTGCTGACTGAGAGCAGTTAAATCAAAATGCTTTTCATTAGTAATGCTCATCGTTAAACCTTTCTGACGAGAGCTAGCTGCTTGCATTGCTGAGGAAAAGTCGACATCGCGAGCCTTATACCCAGGAGTATTCGCATTCGCTATGTTACTTGATAGCACTTCAGCGCGCTGCGCCCTGACACCAAGGGAGTATTGATGTACTCCAAGTGCATTATCAAAATTAATCGCCATAAAATTGCCTCCATCAGCTAACTGATAGTTATGAAGCAAGGGTTATGCCAATTATTTAATCAATGGGAGGATATGTAGAAAGGAAAGCATGTGCAGGAAGTAACACATGCTTTTCAATGGTTTAAACTAGGTTTTCTTTTGGTAGTATATACCTGGGTTACAGCGGACCATGTCAAATTCTTCTGTTAATCCGGAAATAGATTCTGATGCTCCAAGAAATAAAATGCCTTTTGGGTTTAAAGCGGCAGCAAATTGCCGCAAAATTTTAGCCTTTGCCTCAGGAGCAAAATAAATCAATACATTGCGACAAAAAATAATGTCGTATTTTCCTAAAAGAGTGTAACTTTCAAGTAAATTATGCGCTCTAAAATTCACCAACCGCTTAACATTATCTTTGACTTTCATATTGCCATTAGGCAAAGCATCAAAAAACTGACGTTTACGTTCTTCTGATAATCCACGCGCCAATGCTAAGCCATCATATTCGGCATTCTTACAACGTTCAAGCATTGAAGGTGACAAATCAGTCGCTTGAATAGTCACACCACCAGGCAGTGCACCCGGCTTGCGTTGTTGATACTCTAAAGAGGTCATTGCTAATGAGTAAGGCTCTTGCCCTGAAGAGCAAGCAGCAGACCAAATACGTAATGAACGACCTAATTTAGAATATTCAGGTAGTAAAGTATTATATAATAAATCAAATGGATAACGGTCACGAAACCACAATGTTTCATTGGTTGTCATAGCGTCAATCACTTCCGCACGTAATTGGCGTTCGGTGGGCTTCATTGAATGCTTAACCACTTCAGATAATGAGGGTAAACTGTATTTGCCCATCAATGGAGCTAAACGACTTCGTACTAGGTATTGTTTATTTTCACCTAAGACGATGCCGCTGTGTTGTTCTAAAAACAACCTAAATTGATTATATTCTGCTTCTGCGAGTGATTTATCTGTCACATTCACATCCTAATATAATGAGTTATATTTACCCTATCATTAGAGCTTTTACGCATAACTAACATTCATGAATTCTCATGCTGCCTACTGCGTTCAATAGACAAAAAATATTACAAACTTAAATGTTTGTTTACTGCTGCGGCTAATTCATCAGGATTAAACTTGGCAATAAAGTCATTTGCCCCTACTTTTTGTACCATTGCCTGATTAAATACGCCACTTAAAGAAGTGTGTAGCACAACCTTAATGTTTTTTAATTTAGGGTCATCTCTAATTTCAGCAGTAAGGGTATATCCGTCCATTTCAGGCATTTCAATATCTGAGATAATCAACGGGATCTCTAACGATACATCATCCATCTCTTTTGCTATGGCCTTGAGTTTGTTCAGTGCTTCTCGACCATCTTTGGCGGTATCAATTTGTAAATTTAAAGACTCAAGAGAACGAATAATTTGCTTACGAGCTACAGCTGAATCATCTATCACCATAATATGATAATGTTGTTCTCTATCTATGGTTAATGTCTTATTAACTTCTTCACTGATTGCCGTTTTAACAGGAGAAATTTCATCGAGAATTTTCTCCACGTCTAAAATTTCAACCAACTCACCTTCAATTTCAGTAACAGCGGTCAAATAAGAATAACGCCCGGCTCCTTTTGGTGGAGGCATAATGGCAGCCCAATTCATATTGATGATACGTTCAACAGAACTGACTAAGAAACCTTGAACACTGCGATTGTATTCAGAAATGATAATGAAGCAATTCTCAGTAGAAGTGAGTGGACGTCCACCTGTTGCAGCGCTTAAGTCAATGACTGAAATAGTAGCACCACGAATGTGTGCAACCCCTTTAACAAACGGACTCAGTTTAGGTAACTTAGTTAACGGAGGACACTGAAGCACTTCTTTCACTTTAAACACGTTAATGCCAAAACGTTGACGCCCATTAAGCTTAAACAACAGTAACTCTAATCGGTTTTGGCCAACTAATTGAGTACGTTTGTTGACTGATTCCATGATACTCGACATAACACTGCCTTTTTTTATTAAAATATCCGAATAAATAGATACTAGTTTGTTTTACTTAAAAACATAAATCGAATAATGATTTATCTTGCTTTAGGGGGATTAAATCTGTCCTTCCTGCTGCTCATTATTCAATTATGCACTGGGTCAAGCCACTAACTTACTACCGGCATGATTATTGCTATTGAATTATGTTAATCATATTAGCAGAATAAATAACGAAATAAGTCAATATACTGTCGCTACAGCTTAGCAAATTATGCCGTATTTAATATCAAATACGCACATACACAAGCTGCATCAATATTTTCAAAAGACTTTAAATGAATTTATTCTATTTATCTTTATAGAATTTAAGTATAGGTGCATTCTGGCTAAACAAGCTAGTATCTTAATTATGAAAGTATATTTTTTGTTATTTTTTTATTTATTGTTCAATTCATTAGCTGTTTTTGCTGATGAAGAAATAACCATACCCTCTGTATCGACCATAAGTGAGATGGCTGAAGAGGTTGTGAGAAAAAAAATTCAATTGACACCCGATGCTAAGGTGATTATTACCCCTCAAAATTTAGAAGGTCGCTTAACGCCTCCACGCTGTTATAAGCCATTAACAATCGAACTTGCAAGTGATCGGGACATAGCTAGGAATAATACGGTTAAAATAAGTTGCAACAGTCCTGACTATGATTATCCTTGGCAAATATTTTTATCGGTGAGAGTCGAAATCATGTATCCCGTTGTGGTCGCCAGTGAAATTATCTCGCCGGGCATATCACTATCAACACAACAACTGCACATAGAATATATTGATCAGTTCAGCCTTAGAGGTCAATTTTATTCTGACATCAAAGCCGTTTTAGGCAGTAAAACTAAAAGACGTATTAGTAAAGACGCGCCGATTTTAAATAGTCATTTATGCTTTGTGTGCAAAGGTGATGCTGTATCAATATACGCCAGGAGCGAAAACCTCCAAATTAAAACATTAGGTGAAGCGATGCATGACGGTAGTATCGGTGAATCGATTAGAGTTAGGAATGCAAATTCAAGCAGAGAAATAGAAGCTAGGGTAATTGGTGTTGGTGAAGTAGAAGTAAGAATGTAAAATAGATTAAAGTTTTTTTCTGCTAGGTCGATAGCCTATTTGGAAAACCAAAATTAACGCTGGAGCCACTCATGGCAATTGACATTAATAAACTTAAAGCTGCAACTTCGACACCAATGCAAACGGCACGAGATGCTAAAACTACAGGTAATACCGCTCAAGCAGCTCCCAAAGCTGCCACTGTTACAGTAAAGACGGACTCTGTTAGCATTACGCCTCAGGCGCAAGAGTTGCAAAGTGTGCAGTCAAAAATGGCTAGCCTACCTGAAATCGATCAAAAGAAAGTAGCCGAAATTAAACAGGCTATTTCGGAAGGCCGTTATAAAATTGACCCTGAAAAACTTGCTGCAAATATTGCAAGCTTTGAATCAGAGCTAAGCGGGCTTAAGTTCCAAGAAGAGTAGTAAAGCACTCAATATTGCTGTGTGCATGAATGTTTGCTGTAGTCTATTCTTCTGAGCTGAAATAAATCAGAATACCGGTGCCTAATGGCATCATAGACAAGTGTTTTTCAAGCAAAAAAATTCGAGTAATAGCATGGCTGAACTATCTACACTGCTCTCCCACCAGCACGGCATATTGACGTCGCTGAAGTCACTTATATCTGCAGAAAAGCAAGCGCTGCAAGACCAAAATGCCGACAAGCTGTTAAAACTTGCCCAAGAAAAGCAGCAATGTTTAATCGCACTGCAAACGAATGACCAGTCGATGGCTAATCACCCTGAGCATACAAGACTAACATCAGACCCTGAGCTTATTGAAAAAGTCACTTTATCGAAAAGTCTTCTTGCTGAATGCAAAGAGATTAATCAGCAAAACTCTAGCTTAATAGAACTAAATATCGCTAGTTTAAATAGATTTTCTCAGGCACTGCAAGCCAGTCGAAATGCATCAAGTTTAACCTATAATGATAAGGGTAAAACCTCGACGATTTCGACCTTGGGTAATGATTTCAAAGCATAAACGTAAACTAGGTTTTATGTGTAAAGCGTCACAGAACTAGCGTTTAATGAATTATCTATTGCCCTAACATATCTTGTTTTAAGCTTTTTTGAGCAGGCTTATCCCCTAACCAAATTTTAATAAGCGCTTGACGAAATAACTCACCAGGGATTTCCCCCTGTGGTTGATCATTTTTAAAACTTGCAACCCCTCTATCCCTTGTTAATACAAAAGTAAATTGGTCACCATCGTTAATTTCAGCGCTAAATAATGCCATAAACTGGTCTATCTCAGTTTGTAAGTGCACACTATTTCCATCAGTAGCTTCATCAAACCCATCCTTAATGGCATCGGTCATCTTATCTGAGGTGATCATCTCTGAAGTGATACGCAAACGGATAACCGCAACGGGCTGTTCAATTACTTTTTCCAGCTCAGATTGAACAGATGCAAGGTATAAACTGCCAATATACAAATCCATGAAAAACTTACTGCGAACCCCTGCACCATTAAGGACTAAAGATTGCTGATTAACGACGATGGAATCGGGCACGTTTATGCCAGATACCATTTTAGCTTGCAGAATTGGACTAACGAATAAAGCTGCGACTAAACCTAAATAGGATAATAATTTCATACTAAATATTCTTGTAGGATAAATATTTGAATTAAACTAAGCACAACTTAGCTGAGCTAAAATTACGAAAAATAACGGATAGTTAGCCGCGGGTGCCTAATTTATATTGTCCGTTTTGCTCAAACATAAGCGCTTGTTTTTGGGTAGGAGAAACCAATAAAGGGCCATCATCAAAAAACAGAAAACATTTCCAATTACGGACAAACACATCCCAGCGAGTTTCGATAATCTGGTACTTTTCATAACAAAAATAAACTGTTGTATCATCGCTCCATTGAATATGCTCAATGATAGCTTCAGGTAATGCATTATCACTCGCATCCCAGGCCGCTTGCCAGTGTTCAGTCGCGCTCCATGCATCCTGTTTCACCGGCCAATCACCTTTAGCGAATTGTTCTGCTCGGCTACTTTTATTACTTATCCATTTATTCCAGACTTCCATTGCGCTTTTATCAGATAAAGGCTTAATCATCACTTTATCCGTTTCGCTAACTGGCAAATCTTTATGGTTAAAAATCCATTTACGTTTATAGTTCTCAAATGAAATATAAGTATGTCCCACACGACCCCACTATTGAAATGTATAATTTATTCGCCTGCCATTATACGGTTTGACTGGCGACAAAGGAAATTATGGTTATCGATAACTAACTGTACAGCATTGATTGTGTTTATTAACCACCAATCTGCTGCAGATAACGCATTGCAGCTTGATTTTTGACATCTAAGTTCAATACATTTTGAAAACATGATTTAGCGCTATCAATTTGGTTCATTTCAGCGAGAAAAATACCTAACTTTAGCAATACCAGAATATCCTCAGGGTACTTATTTAAATAATCGAGATAAATATTTAACGCTTCCTGCGGTTTATCACTCAATCTTAAAGCATGAGCATATTGTGGTAAGTATTCATCGCTATAGTGGATTATTTTTGCAAGATGCGCAGTAGCAAGTTCAAGTCTATTCAGTTGCAAAGCCAGCTTGATGATCTGCTTTAATTCAGCTTCATGACAAAGATCTATCGGAATTTTCAATATTGTTTCTAACGCTATTTCAGGGTTTTTCTCTAACATTTTCTGATAACTTAGCGCCAAATGGTAAAGTCGAGAAACCTCTGAGTCTGTTGTTATAAAGGGGAAAGTGTATTCGACAATCTTAGAGATACCGAGCAAATGCTTATTATGCAGCAATATTTGCAGTTTTTTAAAAGCATTATCTATAAATGGTACGATAGACTCACCTGTATCATCGATAAACTCTTTGATTATAAATTGGTCATAGAACTTTTTTTGAGTCTTTTTAATCTGTTCCAGTTCGATTGTGGCTAAGTTTGCGAATTGCTGAGGCTGCTTGGCCTGCCAGAGAACAGATCTCCCCCATTGTTTATCGTTATTCCACTGTTTGCATAAAGCGGTTACATCAATTATGGATTGATATTCATTAATCCGAGAATCAACACGTTGCACAGCAGAGGCTATTAACGCTGATATTTCAATAGAGATGGCTTTAAATGCTTGGTAGTAAATGCGAGTGTGGTTAACAACATCTTGCTGTGACCACTCTTCCTTTTTCTTTGTAGATAAAAAGTGCGAGAACTCATAATAACCATAAAATTTAATAAGATGGGCAAGTAAAATAAATTTTTTATTAATACTCCGCTCTATCTTATCGATTTTATCTGCCAATGCTGGAATAGCTTGAGGCTTTTTCTGACTTTTTTCTATTTTGTTATTAAGTACTAATGCTTCTGATACTAAAACGTTAAGTTGTAGCAGTTTATTTTGAGTTGTAGTAAGAGCATCTAAGGTATCACTTAGGTACTTAAGTTTTTCTTGTGTAGATATCTGATAAGTTTCAGGCTTTAACATTTGCCGCTGTTTATCCGTTATTGGCTTAAGCTTAATATCATGACACGCTTGATATCGCACACCTTTTACTTTGGCAGCATCTTTAGATAAGTTGATGTAAGTGGTATTTTTTTGACATGCCACAGAAGCTTGTAATGACTCTATTGCATGCATTAACTGAATCGGGGTTTCGGCCATCTCACCAGAATAGGTTTCCACCCACTCAAGCATCACACCAATGTTAGGACCTAAACTTGCACCATAGGTCCCCTGAGTGTGCGTCACACCTTTTTGAGAATGGCAAAAATCGACACCACACAGCAAAACTTGCTTAAAACCCATTTCGGTTGCAATTTCAATGGCACTGTTGGTTACGGTCGGACCAACTGATTTTATATTGTCTTCGTCGCTATCGTTGTTCCAGGGTAAACGCTGACCAGTATAGAGTGCAGCCCCCCTCCATTGGCCCATAATTTGTGGTGCAACATGGTAGGAATTAATCAGTAAAGCATCATGTTCTAGCTGCATAAACTCTTTATTGACATCAAAACTGTGAGATTGCGGATCTACTGATACCACAATATCAGCTTTGATATTAAGTCTAGTTAGTTTGCCAACAACTCTCGAAGCTGCTATGACCACTAAATTGCATGCGTTGTCTCTAATCCAATTGATAGAATTATCTAAAGATGGCCCTCCACCTAATACAATACAGCTTTTACCGACAAACTTTTTCTTTAAAATTTTAGCTGGGATAAGATTTTCGGCTAAGTTATCCAGCTGTGCCCTTACAAAGACTTTCTGATTAAACCCAATGCTTTGTTCGAAATACTCATGATCAAGTGCGGTTTCAACTTGAGCGTTAAGTCCGCAGTACGACTCCAGATAATTCCCAGCTACGGCTATTGCACGGTGAATTTTGAATTTTTGCTTCACAATATAAATATTGTTTTCACGCTCTTTGATGAGGGCAGAAAAACGCTCTGATGAAGTAACACACAAATCGTCCTGCAGAGCTTGGGGGATATCGATTGTCAGCAGAGCCAAAACTTCAGGCAATTCAACAAAAATATATTTACTCCCCTTAGCGAGTGGCCGCTCCATAATGTAATTAGCTAATAGGCCAGAGTCTAAACCTATGATGACATGTAATGTGTCAACTGCGCTAAAAGCGTCCTTAAACTTTTCGTCATACAAAGAAACTGAGTCAATTTTTTCGAAGGTATGTCGATTAACACTGGATAAGTAACCTTCGTTAAATTGACTTATGGCAAATGTTTTGGCTATTTCTGATGGTGTATTAAGCATGGTGCCCTCAGCGATTAATTGTCCACAGTTTCTGTCAATTAATTGTCATTGTTAATCGACTAATCAATCTAATTTAAACAGTTTATCTAAAATTTCCTTTTAATTGCGATATTTATGCCACAAGGAGAGACAAAACTTATTTTATAGACATTTTTTTAGAAATTTAACCAAATAGCTAATTTTCATGCCCTATAAGAAAAATAAGGTTAGACAATTAGAATTAAGTTACTAAGATTACAGATGTTTATATAGGTTTACTTGCCAAAATTGCACTATAGATATGAATAGATTAATGAGTAACTGTTGTAATTAAACCCATTATGGTGCAGAAATTGCTTTAACGGTTTGTTGGGTTAACAAGAAAAAGTTGTCTTTTGCCAGCTTAATATCTACATAAAAAGAAAGCTGGGCGACGAAGACAACAATTTGGAGAGTACATGTTTGATAATAAATCGATTCTAATAACAGGTGGTACGGGCTCATTTGGTCAGAAATATACTAAGACAATTTTAGAGCGATACAAGCCTAAGCGGTTGATTATTTTATCGCGCGATGAACTCAAACAGTATGAGATGCAGCAGGTCTATAATGCCCCCTGTATGCGATACTTTCTTGGCGACGTCCGTGATGGCGATCGCATGATGCAGGCCTTTAAGGATGTGGATTATGTCATTCATGCCGCGGCGATCAAGCATGTACCTGCAGCTGAATATAACCCGATGGAATGCATTAAAACCAATATTCATGGCGCCGAAAATGTCATTAAAGCGGCTATTGCTAACAAGGTGAAGCGAGTCATTGCGCTTTCTACCGATAAAGCTGCTAATCCGATAAACCTTTACGGTGCGACCAAGTTAGTTTCCGATAAATTGTTTGTCGCCGGTAATAATATTGTTGGTGAAGGCGAAACACGATTTTCAGCGGTTAGATACGGTAATGTGGTTGGCTCGCGCGGTTCGGTTGTGCCCTTTTTTCAGCAATTAATCCGAAATGGCGCAACATCACTACCGATAACTCACCCGGATATGACACGTTTTTGGATCACCCTGCAAGATGGGGTTGATTTTGTACTAAAGAATTTCCAGCGTATGCAAGGCGGAGAAATCTTCGTACCTAAAATACCATCGGTGCATATTACTGATTTAGCTGAAGCTTACGGCCCAGGTCTTAAGCATGATATTGTTGGTATTCGCCCAGGTGAGAAAATGCATGAAATTATGTGCCCTGCTGATGATTCACATCACACCATCGAATTTGATGATCACTTCGTGATAACACCAAGTATTTCCTTCTTCGACCGTGAGCATGATTACTCAATTAATCAACTCGGCGAAAATGGCTCCCTGGTTAAACCGGGGTTTGAATATCACTCTGGTAATAACCACCATTTTTTATCTACCGCTGAAATAAAAAACTTGGATGAGGAGAGTGTTTAATGATCCCCTACGGACGACAAGATATAAATGCAGCAGATATCGAAGCTGTCATTAGCGTCTTAAATAGTGATTATTTAACCCAAGGCCCTCAAGTACCACTGTTTGAAGCTAATATTTGTCGCGAAACTCAGGCCAATTTTGCCGTGGCAGGAAATAGCGCAACATCGATGCTGCACGCAGCCTGTCTAGCATTAGGGGTTGGTAAGGAAGATATTGTTTGGACAAGCCCGATCACTTTTGTCGCCTCGGCCAATTGTGCGCTCTATTGCGGCGCGGACGTCGATTTTGTTGATGTGGATCCGTCAACAGCCAATATGTGTCCCGTTGCATTAGAGAAAAAACTTCTTGAGGCCGCTAGGTTAGGAATATTACCCAAGGTTATTATTCCTGTTCACATGGCTGGCCATAGTTGTGATATGCAGGCCGTATCTAAGCTAGTAAGTCCTTATGGTATAAAAATCATTGAAGATGCCGCGCATGCTATTGGTGGACACTATGCTGATATACCTATTGGTAGTTGTCTATTTAGTGATATTACCGTTTTCAGTTTTCATCCCGTTAAAATCATCACCACAGCAGAAGGAGGCGTTGCGACCACAAATTGTCCGCAACTTTCTCAAGCAATGCAATCGTACCGCAGTCATGGCATAACTAAATCCGCAGATGAGATGCTAAGACCTGATGAAGGTGATTGGTACTATGAGCAACATAATCTTGGGTTTAATTATCGGATGACAGATTTACAAGCAGGATTAGGTAATAGTCAAATTACACGCTTAAGTGAGTTTGTTGATAAACGTAATCAATTGGCTAAACGTTATGAGTTACTACTTAACAAGTTAGATATTAAATTTATTCAACCTCTTAATCACTGTCACAGCGCCTATCATCTGTTTATTGTGCGCTTGCCTGCAAATATCGACCGTAAGTCTGTCTTCAACCTAATGCGTATAGCTGGAATTGGCGTTCACGTGCATTATTTCCCTGTTTACCTTCAGCCTTTTTATCTACAAAAAGGCTTCCTGCCTGGTCATTGCCCTGGAGCGGAAGCTTATTATAGTCATTGTTTAACTTTGCCACTTTACACAGAGTTAACAGAAAGTGAACAGGATTTTATTGTCCGTAATCTTACTGACATTTTAAGCCTTATCAAATAGCTATTATTTCACTTTGCCCAGAAGTAACGGCAAGTGAATAGGATTTCATTGTTGCCACGCTCATTCAAACTCTTAATAAGGATCGATGATTTGAGCGTGCCAATTTTGAGACAGTTTTGTCATTCTTTCTCTTGTCGGCGCATAAATTGGCACAATATAGACAGTATTAG encodes the following:
- a CDS encoding chalcone isomerase family protein, which produces MKLLSYLGLVAALFVSPILQAKMVSGINVPDSIVVNQQSLVLNGAGVRSKFFMDLYIGSLYLASVQSELEKVIEQPVAVIRLRITSEMITSDKMTDAIKDGFDEATDGNSVHLQTEIDQFMALFSAEINDGDQFTFVLTRDRGVASFKNDQPQGEIPGELFRQALIKIWLGDKPAQKSLKQDMLGQ
- the flgM gene encoding flagellar biosynthesis anti-sigma factor FlgM: MAIDINKLKAATSTPMQTARDAKTTGNTAQAAPKAATVTVKTDSVSITPQAQELQSVQSKMASLPEIDQKKVAEIKQAISEGRYKIDPEKLAANIASFESELSGLKFQEE
- the flgA gene encoding flagellar basal body P-ring formation chaperone FlgA; the encoded protein is MKVYFLLFFYLLFNSLAVFADEEITIPSVSTISEMAEEVVRKKIQLTPDAKVIITPQNLEGRLTPPRCYKPLTIELASDRDIARNNTVKISCNSPDYDYPWQIFLSVRVEIMYPVVVASEIISPGISLSTQQLHIEYIDQFSLRGQFYSDIKAVLGSKTKRRISKDAPILNSHLCFVCKGDAVSIYARSENLQIKTLGEAMHDGSIGESIRVRNANSSREIEARVIGVGEVEVRM
- a CDS encoding CheR family methyltransferase translates to MNVTDKSLAEAEYNQFRLFLEQHSGIVLGENKQYLVRSRLAPLMGKYSLPSLSEVVKHSMKPTERQLRAEVIDAMTTNETLWFRDRYPFDLLYNTLLPEYSKLGRSLRIWSAACSSGQEPYSLAMTSLEYQQRKPGALPGGVTIQATDLSPSMLERCKNAEYDGLALARGLSEERKRQFFDALPNGNMKVKDNVKRLVNFRAHNLLESYTLLGKYDIIFCRNVLIYFAPEAKAKILRQFAAALNPKGILFLGASESISGLTEEFDMVRCNPGIYYQKKT
- a CDS encoding chemotaxis protein CheV, with amino-acid sequence MSSIMESVNKRTQLVGQNRLELLLFKLNGRQRFGINVFKVKEVLQCPPLTKLPKLSPFVKGVAHIRGATISVIDLSAATGGRPLTSTENCFIIISEYNRSVQGFLVSSVERIINMNWAAIMPPPKGAGRYSYLTAVTEIEGELVEILDVEKILDEISPVKTAISEEVNKTLTIDREQHYHIMVIDDSAVARKQIIRSLESLNLQIDTAKDGREALNKLKAIAKEMDDVSLEIPLIISDIEMPEMDGYTLTAEIRDDPKLKNIKVVLHTSLSGVFNQAMVQKVGANDFIAKFNPDELAAAVNKHLSL
- the pseC gene encoding UDP-4-amino-4,6-dideoxy-N-acetyl-beta-L-altrosamine transaminase codes for the protein MIPYGRQDINAADIEAVISVLNSDYLTQGPQVPLFEANICRETQANFAVAGNSATSMLHAACLALGVGKEDIVWTSPITFVASANCALYCGADVDFVDVDPSTANMCPVALEKKLLEAARLGILPKVIIPVHMAGHSCDMQAVSKLVSPYGIKIIEDAAHAIGGHYADIPIGSCLFSDITVFSFHPVKIITTAEGGVATTNCPQLSQAMQSYRSHGITKSADEMLRPDEGDWYYEQHNLGFNYRMTDLQAGLGNSQITRLSEFVDKRNQLAKRYELLLNKLDIKFIQPLNHCHSAYHLFIVRLPANIDRKSVFNLMRIAGIGVHVHYFPVYLQPFYLQKGFLPGHCPGAEAYYSHCLTLPLYTELTESEQDFIVRNLTDILSLIK
- a CDS encoding flagella synthesis protein FlgN; this encodes MAELSTLLSHQHGILTSLKSLISAEKQALQDQNADKLLKLAQEKQQCLIALQTNDQSMANHPEHTRLTSDPELIEKVTLSKSLLAECKEINQQNSSLIELNIASLNRFSQALQASRNASSLTYNDKGKTSTISTLGNDFKA
- the pseB gene encoding UDP-N-acetylglucosamine 4,6-dehydratase (inverting) encodes the protein MFDNKSILITGGTGSFGQKYTKTILERYKPKRLIILSRDELKQYEMQQVYNAPCMRYFLGDVRDGDRMMQAFKDVDYVIHAAAIKHVPAAEYNPMECIKTNIHGAENVIKAAIANKVKRVIALSTDKAANPINLYGATKLVSDKLFVAGNNIVGEGETRFSAVRYGNVVGSRGSVVPFFQQLIRNGATSLPITHPDMTRFWITLQDGVDFVLKNFQRMQGGEIFVPKIPSVHITDLAEAYGPGLKHDIVGIRPGEKMHEIMCPADDSHHTIEFDDHFVITPSISFFDREHDYSINQLGENGSLVKPGFEYHSGNNHHFLSTAEIKNLDEESV
- a CDS encoding DUF2947 domain-containing protein is translated as MGHTYISFENYKRKWIFNHKDLPVSETDKVMIKPLSDKSAMEVWNKWISNKSSRAEQFAKGDWPVKQDAWSATEHWQAAWDASDNALPEAIIEHIQWSDDTTVYFCYEKYQIIETRWDVFVRNWKCFLFFDDGPLLVSPTQKQALMFEQNGQYKLGTRG
- the flgB gene encoding flagellar basal body rod protein FlgB gives rise to the protein MAINFDNALGVHQYSLGVRAQRAEVLSSNIANANTPGYKARDVDFSSAMQAASSRQKGLTMSITNEKHFDLTALSQQHVKFRVPNQPDTGDGNTVDMQQEQSAFMQNSIEYQMSLGFLESKFSGMRKALRGD
- a CDS encoding motility associated factor glycosyltransferase family protein, which gives rise to MLNTPSEIAKTFAISQFNEGYLSSVNRHTFEKIDSVSLYDEKFKDAFSAVDTLHVIIGLDSGLLANYIMERPLAKGSKYIFVELPEVLALLTIDIPQALQDDLCVTSSERFSALIKERENNIYIVKQKFKIHRAIAVAGNYLESYCGLNAQVETALDHEYFEQSIGFNQKVFVRAQLDNLAENLIPAKILKKKFVGKSCIVLGGGPSLDNSINWIRDNACNLVVIAASRVVGKLTRLNIKADIVVSVDPQSHSFDVNKEFMQLEHDALLINSYHVAPQIMGQWRGAALYTGQRLPWNNDSDEDNIKSVGPTVTNSAIEIATEMGFKQVLLCGVDFCHSQKGVTHTQGTYGASLGPNIGVMLEWVETYSGEMAETPIQLMHAIESLQASVACQKNTTYINLSKDAAKVKGVRYQACHDIKLKPITDKQRQMLKPETYQISTQEKLKYLSDTLDALTTTQNKLLQLNVLVSEALVLNNKIEKSQKKPQAIPALADKIDKIERSINKKFILLAHLIKFYGYYEFSHFLSTKKKEEWSQQDVVNHTRIYYQAFKAISIEISALIASAVQRVDSRINEYQSIIDVTALCKQWNNDKQWGRSVLWQAKQPQQFANLATIELEQIKKTQKKFYDQFIIKEFIDDTGESIVPFIDNAFKKLQILLHNKHLLGISKIVEYTFPFITTDSEVSRLYHLALSYQKMLEKNPEIALETILKIPIDLCHEAELKQIIKLALQLNRLELATAHLAKIIHYSDEYLPQYAHALRLSDKPQEALNIYLDYLNKYPEDILVLLKLGIFLAEMNQIDSAKSCFQNVLNLDVKNQAAMRYLQQIGG